A genomic region of Sciurus carolinensis chromosome 7, mSciCar1.2, whole genome shotgun sequence contains the following coding sequences:
- the Cuta gene encoding LOW QUALITY PROTEIN: protein CutA (The sequence of the model RefSeq protein was modified relative to this genomic sequence to represent the inferred CDS: inserted 1 base in 1 codon), producing the protein MRGGRAPAVLLGGGAALFLSILWMPALLPVASRLLLLPRALLSMASGSPPSQPTPASGSSYVPGSVSAAFVTCPNEKVAKEIARAVVEKRLAACVNLIPQITSIYEWKGKIEEDXEVLMMIKTQSSLVPALTDFVRSVHPYEVAEVIALPVEQGNSPYLHWVRQVTESVSDSSTALS; encoded by the exons ATGAGGGGCGGGCGAGCGCCCGCAGTTCTACTCGGCGGAGGG GCCGCTCTGTTCCTGTCGATTCTTTGGATGCCTGCGTTGCTGCCTGTGGCCTCCCGCCTTCTGTTGCTACCCCGAGCACTGCTCTCTATGGCCTCTGGAAGCCCCCCGTCCCAGCCCACTCCGGCCTCGGGCTCTAGCTATGTTCCAGGATCGGTTTCTGCAGCCTTCGTCACTTGCCCCAACGAAAAGGTCGCTAAGGAGATTGCCAG AGCTGTGGTGGAGAAGCGCCTCGCAGCCTGCGTCAACCTCATCCCTCAGATTACATCCAT CTATGAGTGGAAGGGAAAGATCGAAGAAG GTGAGGTGTTGATG ATGATTAAAACCCAAAGTTCCTTGGTCCCAGCCTTGACAGATTTTGTTCG TTCTGTGCATCCTTATGAAGTGGCTGAGGTAATTGCCTTGCCAGTGGAGCAGGGGAACTCCCCCTACCTTCATTGGGTACGCCAGGTCACAGAGTCAGTTTCTGATTCCAGCACAGCCCT